Proteins co-encoded in one Bacillus infantis NRRL B-14911 genomic window:
- a CDS encoding ABC transporter ATP-binding protein: MLAMFKHFKGKDWLLVLCSLIFIIVQVWLDLKLPEYMHEITMLVQTEGSSMGDVLIQGAYMLLCAIGSMAAAMIVGFFAAQVAAGFAVRLRGMVFEKTMSFSMEEINGFSTPSLITRSTNDITQIQLLIAVGLQAIVKAPILAVWAILKIMGKSWQWTAATGIAVAVLMVMLAVIIVIALPKFKVIQTLTDNLNRVTRENLTGIRVVRAYNAEEYQEDKFEKANSELTRTNLFTGRTMAIMMPVMTLIMSGINLAIYWIGAFIINNAATPDKLTLFSDMVVFSSYSMQVIMAFMMLSIIFVMLPRATVSAKRINEVLQTDSKILDGTLKGNDSKAAGEIEFRNVSFKYPDAADYILKNISFTAHKGETVAFIGSTGSGKSTLLNLIPRFYDATEGEVLVDGINVKEYRQEDLRNKLGYVSQKAVLFSGTVSENIAYGTGGTEPGEKIERAAEIAQASEFVEKLGDQYQGVISQGGTNLSGGQKQRLSIARAIYKQPEIYLFDDSFSALDYKTDRRLRSLLKKETSDSTTLIVAQRIGTIKDADRIVVLDQGKVVGIGTHEELLDGCSVYQEIAYSQLSKEELEIG, from the coding sequence ATGCTTGCTATGTTTAAGCATTTTAAAGGGAAAGATTGGCTGCTTGTCCTGTGCAGCCTCATATTTATCATTGTACAGGTCTGGCTTGACTTAAAGCTGCCTGAATATATGCATGAAATCACCATGCTTGTCCAGACAGAAGGCAGCAGTATGGGTGATGTCCTTATTCAGGGCGCTTACATGCTTTTATGTGCCATCGGCAGTATGGCTGCTGCCATGATAGTCGGTTTTTTTGCCGCACAGGTGGCTGCCGGATTTGCCGTACGGCTGCGCGGAATGGTGTTTGAAAAAACAATGTCGTTTTCTATGGAGGAGATCAATGGGTTCTCAACCCCAAGTTTGATCACGCGCTCCACCAATGATATCACCCAGATTCAGCTGCTGATCGCTGTTGGATTGCAGGCGATTGTTAAGGCGCCGATACTGGCTGTTTGGGCAATTTTGAAAATTATGGGCAAAAGCTGGCAGTGGACTGCAGCGACCGGGATTGCTGTTGCCGTTCTTATGGTGATGCTCGCTGTCATCATTGTCATAGCGCTCCCTAAATTTAAAGTGATCCAGACTTTAACAGACAACCTGAATCGCGTGACCAGGGAAAACCTCACTGGAATCCGGGTAGTCAGAGCCTATAATGCTGAGGAATACCAGGAAGATAAGTTTGAAAAGGCAAACAGTGAGCTGACGAGGACCAATCTTTTTACAGGAAGGACCATGGCGATCATGATGCCGGTTATGACATTGATCATGTCGGGAATCAATCTTGCCATCTATTGGATCGGTGCCTTTATCATCAACAATGCTGCTACACCAGATAAACTGACCCTTTTCTCTGATATGGTCGTGTTCTCTTCTTACAGCATGCAGGTCATAATGGCCTTCATGATGCTGTCGATCATCTTTGTGATGCTGCCGCGTGCGACGGTATCCGCAAAGAGGATCAATGAGGTGCTGCAAACAGATTCCAAAATCCTTGACGGCACCTTAAAAGGGAATGATTCAAAAGCTGCAGGGGAGATTGAATTCCGGAATGTCAGCTTCAAATATCCGGATGCGGCGGATTATATCCTGAAGAATATCAGCTTTACCGCCCATAAAGGGGAGACTGTCGCTTTTATCGGATCAACAGGCAGCGGGAAAAGCACCTTGCTCAACCTGATTCCCCGCTTTTATGATGCGACAGAAGGCGAAGTGCTGGTCGATGGCATCAACGTAAAAGAATACAGGCAGGAAGATCTCCGCAATAAGCTTGGCTACGTTTCGCAAAAGGCTGTATTGTTCAGCGGCACAGTATCGGAAAATATCGCCTACGGCACCGGCGGGACAGAACCTGGAGAGAAGATAGAAAGAGCGGCAGAAATAGCGCAGGCCTCTGAATTTGTTGAAAAGCTGGGAGACCAGTATCAAGGCGTGATTTCCCAGGGAGGAACCAATCTTTCAGGAGGCCAGAAGCAGAGGCTGTCCATTGCCAGGGCCATTTATAAGCAGCCGGAAATTTATCTGTTTGATGATTCCTTCTCGGCACTTGATTATAAAACAGACAGGCGGCTGCGGTCACTTTTGAAAAAAGAAACCAGTGATAGCACCACCCTGATTGTGGCCCAGCGGATCGGTACCATCAAAGACGCAGACCGCATCGTAGTCCTTGATCAAGGGAAGGTTGTCGGCATCGGAACACATGAAGAATTGCTGGACGGCTGCAGCGTGTATCAGGAGATTGCCTATTCTCAGCTGTCAAAGGAGGAACTGGAAATTGGCTGA
- a CDS encoding MarR family winged helix-turn-helix transcriptional regulator, translating into MDYKDLVDEFFQNISKSPKMPFQKKVNDLSHGERSILGYLTFIQNEVTSGELSEKLCLSTPRVAAALKNLAKKEYIERSRDENDKRLVIVSITPFGRTFVMEEHGEAKRIVEKTFRKLGEHDAKEFVRIVKRIEEIHKEME; encoded by the coding sequence ATGGATTATAAAGATTTAGTGGATGAATTTTTCCAGAATATAAGCAAATCACCAAAGATGCCTTTCCAAAAGAAAGTCAATGACCTTTCTCATGGGGAAAGGAGTATATTGGGCTACCTGACCTTTATACAAAATGAGGTTACTTCAGGTGAACTGAGCGAAAAGCTGTGCCTTTCAACCCCGAGAGTCGCTGCCGCACTCAAAAATCTGGCAAAGAAAGAATATATCGAGCGGAGCAGGGACGAAAATGACAAACGTCTCGTGATTGTTTCCATTACTCCATTTGGCAGAACTTTTGTAATGGAAGAGCATGGAGAAGCAAAGCGTATTGTCGAAAAGACCTTCAGGAAGCTCGGGGAACATGATGCTAAAGAGTTTGTCCGTATTGTGAAGCGCATAGAAGAAATTCATAAAGAAATGGAATAA
- a CDS encoding sensor histidine kinase — MVNFTTKETAHKAGGKLEVLGELAACVAHEIRNPMTVVKGFLQLAGEQGNTPFKEYEKVIMTEIDRMDEYLENLLLLANPQAAQHFQGKEEIDLFAEIKTAVKTLQTEAGKEGKKLQIHKQREASCSIFVNRHYLKRITENIIKNAIEASQPSGVIKVVVDSADNRARMRVIDTGTGIPAEKITRLGEPFYSIKEKGTGLGLTICHKLVKADSGELLIKSKEGWGTAVTVSFPMSPSLET, encoded by the coding sequence GTGGTTAATTTTACGACTAAAGAAACCGCACATAAAGCAGGCGGAAAACTGGAGGTTCTGGGTGAATTAGCTGCATGTGTTGCACATGAAATCCGCAATCCAATGACAGTGGTTAAGGGATTTCTGCAATTGGCCGGTGAACAGGGGAATACTCCTTTTAAGGAATATGAAAAGGTCATAATGACAGAAATTGACCGGATGGATGAATATTTAGAGAATCTGCTTTTATTGGCGAATCCTCAAGCTGCCCAACATTTTCAAGGAAAAGAAGAGATCGATCTTTTTGCTGAAATAAAGACAGCAGTCAAGACGCTTCAGACTGAAGCCGGAAAAGAGGGGAAAAAACTGCAGATCCACAAACAGAGGGAAGCTTCCTGTTCCATATTTGTTAACCGGCATTACCTTAAGCGCATCACTGAAAATATTATTAAGAATGCAATAGAAGCTTCACAGCCATCTGGAGTAATAAAAGTTGTGGTTGATTCCGCTGATAACAGAGCAAGAATGAGGGTGATTGATACAGGAACCGGAATTCCAGCCGAAAAAATAACCCGGCTTGGAGAACCTTTTTATTCAATTAAAGAAAAAGGAACTGGCCTTGGTTTGACCATCTGCCATAAATTAGTCAAGGCTGATTCAGGAGAGCTCCTGATCAAAAGTAAAGAGGGCTGGGGCACAGCTGTGACTGTCTCGTTTCCAATGTCCCCATCTTTGGAAACTTAA
- a CDS encoding ZIP family metal transporter encodes MWNALFWGGLSGSAVLLGAMASMLLPIPQKIIGLIMAFGTGVLIGAASYELIGNAVLEGGILATSIGFLSGALLFTILDSIVSRRGADKRKRSSHMAAGSGGMAIFIGTVIDAIPESIMIGASLIEGQSVSFLLVAAIFISNIPEGLSSTAGMKKSGYSYTKIFLLWFTVLAISAIASLTGYSLLAGAPAEVMAGIASFAGGGIISMIASTMMPEAYEDSGPVTGLVASLGLLVSIILDHAS; translated from the coding sequence ATGTGGAATGCCTTGTTTTGGGGAGGACTATCAGGATCTGCTGTCTTATTGGGGGCAATGGCATCAATGCTTTTGCCTATCCCGCAAAAAATCATAGGGCTGATCATGGCATTCGGTACAGGTGTACTGATTGGTGCAGCATCTTATGAACTGATTGGAAATGCCGTTCTTGAAGGCGGCATCCTAGCCACTAGCATCGGATTTCTCTCGGGCGCCCTCCTTTTTACCATCCTTGACAGCATAGTTTCCCGGAGAGGTGCGGATAAACGGAAACGGTCCAGCCATATGGCTGCAGGAAGCGGAGGAATGGCCATTTTTATCGGCACCGTCATTGATGCAATTCCTGAATCGATCATGATCGGAGCAAGTTTGATCGAGGGACAGTCTGTCAGCTTCCTCTTAGTCGCGGCCATATTCATCAGCAATATTCCGGAAGGACTCTCCAGTACTGCCGGCATGAAAAAAAGCGGATATTCCTATACAAAGATTTTTCTGCTCTGGTTCACTGTACTCGCCATCTCTGCCATTGCATCGCTTACAGGCTACAGCCTCCTTGCCGGGGCTCCTGCTGAAGTGATGGCGGGAATCGCTTCTTTTGCTGGGGGAGGCATCATTAGCATGATCGCTTCAACGATGATGCCGGAAGCCTATGAAGACAGCGGTCCTGTTACAGGGCTTGTCGCCTCCCTTGGGCTTCTTGTATCCATCATCCTGGATCATGCTTCTTAA
- a CDS encoding CotD family spore coat protein, with protein MRCNCRKCRERAAADKTIVSPTETVVRKNTRTKTIRRIHPTEIVNVNRTIIRNENYFPVTERTVNETIVENFDCGRDPNNNRNCRRI; from the coding sequence ATGAGATGCAATTGCAGAAAATGCCGTGAACGTGCTGCAGCTGACAAAACGATTGTAAGCCCGACGGAAACAGTTGTCCGCAAGAACACACGCACTAAAACAATCAGAAGGATTCACCCGACGGAAATTGTGAATGTTAACCGCACGATCATCCGCAATGAGAATTATTTCCCTGTCACTGAAAGGACAGTGAACGAAACTATTGTGGAAAATTTCGATTGCGGCAGGGACCCTAACAATAATCGCAACTGCCGCAGAATCTAA